A region of the Candidatus Giovannonibacteria bacterium genome:
AATGAAATTCTTTTTGAGGCAGCCAATACCGTGAGAATGGGCAAAGACTTGCTTTATCTGGTATCCAGATCAGGCAATAATCTTGGCGCAAAATGGTTGCAGAGCGTATTGGGTGATGAATATCGCGTGCACACTACTGAAAAAATTTACCGCTCCAGCCATATTGACTCAACTGTTTTGGCTTTGCGTCCTGGTCTTGTTTTGCTTAATGCGACAAGGGTGTCGCCGGAGACTTGCCCTCCGATTTTAGATTCGTGGGAGAAAATTTATTTTACTGATATTGTTCCGGCGCCGGAGTCAACTGTAAAATTTCACAAAGAGGTTCGTAAAAAGGTTCATGCCGAGCTTGCGTCTTTGGGCGTTCAATCAAGCCTTGATTCTATAGCATCGGATTGGATTGGCATGAATATTCTTTCGGTGGATCCAAGCACCGTAATCGTTGACGAGCGGCAGGTTTCTTTAATCAATCTTTTAAAAAAACACAAAATTACTCCGGTCCCAATCCGCTTCAGACATTCTTATTACATGGGCGGCATCCATTGCAGCACACTGGACACGGTCAGAGAAAGCAAGCTGGAGAGCTATTTCAGTTAAAATCTATGGCATATCCAAAAAAAATTCCGCACGGGATTATGTTTCATCACTTTTATAATGAAGCGCATCCCCGGGGGCAGGGCGCCATTTCCGCCGACGATTTAGACAACATATTACGCTATGTTGGCATTGAAAGAATTTTGCCGCCGCTTGAGTGGTTAAAACGATTGAAAGAAAGCAAATTAAAAGACGGGGATGTTTGCCTGACTTTTGATGACGCCCTTTTATGCCAGACGGAAATCGCCTTGCCTGTTTTAGAGAAATACGGTCTTAGGGCTTTTTGGTTTGTTTACTCCGGCGTTTTTGAAGGAAGACTGGAGAATCTGGAGCTCTACAGATTTTTCCGGGTAAAACATTTTGATAACATAGATGATTTTTATCAATTATTTTTAAAAAAAGTTTCTGATTTGGGAATGACTGTACAAGTAAATTCGGAGTTTGAAAAAAAGATGCTGGCGGACTTCCCGTTTTACTCCGTAAATGACGTCCGATTTCGTTTTTTGCGCGACAAAGTGTTGGGAAAAGAGGATTACGAAAAAATAATGAATACTATGTTAAAAGATTATGGCTTGGACAAAAAAGAAATGTCGAAAAGTTTATGGATGTCGAACAGAAATTTAAAATATCTTAGCGATAACGGACATATTGTTGGATTGCATTCTTATTCTCATCCCACATCATTTGCGGATTTGCCTTTTAAAGCGCAACTTGACGAGTATAAAAAAAATTACTCGCACATAAAACGAGTCACCGGCCAAAACCCGGTTGCCGTAGCGCATCCGGTGAATTCCTACAACGCGGACACGCTGAAGATTTTGGAAGAGCTAGGCATTATTTGCGGTTTTCGTTCAAATATGTTTCCAAAAACAAAAATGGGGGCGCTTAACGCCAACGCTTTTGAAATGGCCAGAGAAGACCACGCCAATATTGCAAGGATGATGGAAACGTGATAAGGTTCCGAAAGATTACATAAGAGGAGGTGAGGCGATGTCTGAAGCCAAGATATGGATTTTGGAGAGGGGAGCAAAAAATGTTCTCTTGGCGTGTGGAAATCCGGGCGCTTATTCTGTCGTCGGTCCGTTGGTCGCCGCGCTAAAAGAAGACGCGCTCTGCGAGACAATTATTGTTCTGACCTCGGGTTTTTCCAACAATGCGTTTGCCGAACAATTCGGAAAAGATTTTGTTCTGGTCGCCGGGCATAAGCTGGTTTTGGCGGATTTGCTTGATCTTGCGGGACGAAAATGCATTGATATTGTTTTCGGAACGCTTAATGCCTTTAATAGTCCGGACGGCGTTGTGCTTTTTGGAGGAAAAAGTGTTCTTGGGGCTAAAAAGATATTTCTAGTTCTTGAGAGCTGGGGACAGCGGTTTAATCCGATTTTCGCGCCAAACAAGAAAAGAATGGACGAGATAAACGGTATTTTTGTAAATGATGAGCTGGCTAAGGCGATTTTCGTTGAGAGCTGCGGTTTCCCGGAAGAAAAAATTTTTGCTACAGGCACGCCGAATTTAGATTCATTGGATGTGGCGAAAGCTGATAGTCACCGCAAAATGGCGCGAAACGAATGGGGCGTTAGCGAGGGCGATATTGTTATTTTGTACATCGGCGGCATCTCCAGCGAACTCCGCGATTGGTATGGTGCTAGGGAATATCTTGACGAAATTTCTTTTCGGATTTTGACGGACGAAGTTCAAAGCATTGCCCTGCATTTTCCCGAGAAGAATTTTGTTCTGGTCTTGCGGCCGCATCCCAGAGATTTGCAAAGAGAAGCCAAGCGCGCTTTGATTAGAAGCGCCGGCGTTTCAAAGAATTTAATTTTCAAATCCGGCGGGCCTCCTTTTACCATAAACGACGCCGCTTACGGGGCTGACGTGATCTGCGGCATTATAAGTACGGAGAATTTTCTAGCGCCGCTTCGCGGCAGAAAAGCGATTTTCCTCGGCCTTAAAGGCAAAAACATGGGTTGGGAGACGTTGGAAGAAGTTTATGGAAAGCCGGGGATTGAGGCGATTGCCAAAATTTCGCCGGATGTCAAAATAGCCGATTCGCCGGAAAGTTTGGAGGATATTTTGGCCGATTTTGTGACGCGGCCGCGGACCAAGCCGCGCCTTGCTCCGGATTTTAAATCGGCAAAAAAGATTTTAGATATGGCTTTAGCGCAGGCGCAGTAACTCATTACTGCGCTCTTTTTATCCAATATACGGATTTAGAAATTTTGAGAAGTCGCGATTTTTTAATTTTCCCAAAACCGTTTCCGGCGCGGGCAAATTATCCAGATAATCTCGCGCCACCTCATCGGTGAAATCCGCGCCTCTAGTGTATTTTATCTGCAAAGATTTATCCTGCGGCACCGGCGTCATTTTATCAATCTTGCCGTTTTTGATGTTTTCAATTAAACCTTTGTGGGCGGCTTTTACCGCTCTCATGCCTAGCAGGAGTGGGTCGCCGATCGGCTCGGGGAACGCGTGAAAAAGCATATCGCCGGAATCCAAACCGCGGCTTAAAAGATGAATTGTTGCGCCAACATAATCAAAGTTTCCATGATAGGCCGCCCAAAAATTGCAGGAATTCCCGCGGTAATAAGGCGAGGTTCCAATATGGATGTTGTACGTTCTATTCTTGACCAAAAACTCAACCAGCGGGCCTTTTATATAGCTTGAGCCAAAGACAATGTATTTATCCGATTTTAAGGCATCCGACAAAGTCTCCATGTTCAGCATGCTTAAATCGCCGGCTTTTATTGACAGCACCCGCACATTTTTAGGCAGAAATCTTGGCGCGCCGAAAATTTGCCTCTCCGGTTCAATAACCGCGCTCTTAAAATATTTCTGCATTATTTCCGTTTTGTTGTAAAAATCAGCCACCTCGCCGGTGAAAACGGTAAAGGATTCTATTACCGCGTAAACCTCCTCGGCAATTTTGGACAAATCTTCTATTAAAGAGATGTGGCGCGCCTGATTGCTTGTGAATATGGTTATTTTCATTTCTCAATTATTATAAATGCGCAGAAAACTTAATGCAAGCGCCGTTTGTTTAAATATTAATGAGGGAAATCGCTTATGTTTCGGGAACGCGGGCGGATTTTGGGCTGATGGCGCCGGTTTTGCGCGCTGTGCAAAAAAGCAAAAAACTGAAACTCCAGCTTTATATAACCGGCATGCATCTTATGCCTCGGTTCGGCAAAACCATAAATGAGGTGAGGAAATTTTTTCCAGCCGCCAAACACATTGACGCCGTTTTTGAAACGGATGATAGATTTGGCATGGCGCGGTTTGCCGGAGAATTTTTAAAAAAAGTCGCGGCGGTTTTTGAAAAACAGAGGCCGGATACAGTTTTAATTTTGGGAGACCGGATTGAGATGCTGCTTACGGCCGCCGCCGCGCTTTATCTCGGCGTTCCCGTCGCACACATCCACGGAGGCGAAAAAACTTTTACTTTGGACGAAGTCGCGCGGCACGCGATTACGAAAATGGCGCACATCCATTTCGCGGCCACAAAAGAATCTGCTGAAAGAATTAGAAAGATGGGGGAGGAGGCGCGGAGAATCCATGTTGTCGGCGCGCCGGCGCTTGATGTAATTTTAAATGAAAAATTGCCGACTCGGGCGGAACTTTTTCAAAAACTGGGGATTAATCCTGAAGAGAAAGTTATTTTGCTAACCCAGCACCCTGTTAGCGAGGAGTTTAATGACGCCGGCAGGCAGATAAAAGAAACTCTGGCCGCGGTGAAATCTTTCGGGTTGCCCGTTGTGGCTATTTACCCGAATGCCGACCCCGGCGGAAGAGAAATTATTAAAGCCATTGAGAAAGAAAGGAAAAACCCGCTATTCAGGATATTCAAAAGCTTGGGGCATAAAGATTTTTTGGCGCTGGAGCGGGAAGCCGCGGTCTGGGTTGGGAATTCCAGCGCCGCGATGATTGAATCCTCGTCTTTTAAGACGCCGTGCGTGAACGTAGGCGCGCGCCAATTGGGCCGCCGGCGCGGGGGAAACGTGATAGACGTCGGCTACAGCCGCTCTGAAATTAAAAAAGCAATAAAAAAGTCCTTGTACGATAAAAAATATCTGGTCCGGCTGAAAAAAATAAAAAATCCGTGGGGCGACGGCAAAACCGGCCCTCGTATTGCCAAGATTTTGGAGGATTTGGAAATCAACCGGAAATTATTGACTAAGCAAATCACTTATTAAAAATGAACGGCTTGATTATCAGCGGCTACGAAGTAAATTACGGCAATCCGCCGTTTATTATTGCTGAAGCGGGGGTTAATCATAACGGCGATTTTGATTTGGCGCTGAAACTAATTGACGCCGCGTCAAACGCGGGAGCTGACGCGGTGAAATTCCAGACATTCCGTGCCGAGCAGGTTGTGACCGGAGCGGGCAAGATGGCCGATTATCAGAAAAAGAACATTGGCGCCGAAGAAAGCCAGCTGGAGATGTTAAGGAAATTGGAATTAAAAGAAGACTGGTATCCCGCATTGATCAAGCGCGCCAAAGAAAAAGGAATAATTTTTCTTTCTACGCCGCACGGCGGCTTCCAATCGGTTGATTTGTTGGAGTCCTACGATGTGCCGGCTTTTAAGTTCGGCTCGGGAGACCTTGCGAACACTCCGCTTTTGGAATACGCGGCGCGCCTCGGCAAGCCGATGCTTATATCAACGGGCATGTCTAATCTGGAAGATGTAAAAGAAGCAGTTGATGCGATAAAAAAAGCCGGCAACGACCAGATTTTGGTTTTTCATTGCACAACTGATTATCCCTTATCGTCAGAAGATGTTAATCTGCGCGCAATGCAGACATTGATGAAAGAGCTCGGCGGGCTTGTGGGGTATTCCGACCACACCGTGGGGCCGCAAGCAGCCATCGCGGCAGTTGCTCTTGGCGCCTGTATGATAGAAAAGCATTTTACTTTGGATAGAAAAATGAAAGGGCCGGATCACATTGCTTCCACCGAACCAAAAGAATTTCAAGAAATGGTTGCAATGTTAAAACAGGTGCCGCTAATGATGGGCAGTGGCGTAAAAGAGCTTCTTCCTGCCGAGCGCCAATACGTGACCGTGGCGAGAAAAAGCATTGTTGCCGCCTGCGACATTAAAAAAGGCGAAAAATTCACTCGCGAAAATCTGGATATCCGCCGCCCCGGCACCGGAATGCCGCCAAAATACTTAAATCAAATCATCGGCAAGACGGCCAAGTCAGGCATTCCAGCCGAAACCTTGATTAGCGAGGAAATGTTTTCTAATCAGGGTTAGTTAAGGAGGACGATATGTCTAGAACTAAAGCAAGATTCAAAAATTGGAGAGTGCCGAGAATTCGGCACGGTAAGCCGACAAAATATAATTGGGTGGTCTTGCGGCCGGAAGGATTAAAACTCGGCAAAAATACGGACATCGGCGCTTATACTTTGATTGCGGCCCACTATGGCGTGGAAATAGAGGACGACGTGCAGGTTGGCTCGCACTGCTCGCTTTACTCGTATTCCACGATTGACAATAAAAAGGGGAAAGTGGTGCTCAAGACAAATTGCCGCATCGGCACGCATAGCTCCGTGATGCCCGGAATTACAATTGGCGAAAACACCATCGTCGGCGCGCATAGTTTTGTAAATAAGAGTTTGCCGCCCAATGTAATTGCCGTCGGTGTTCCCGCAAGGGTTTTGAGAAAATTGTCCAAGAAACCCCGAGCGTAGTCTGGGGGTTTTATATTTGATCATGAAAAAATATCCTAGCGCAAAGCCGCATATCACCGCTAAAGAAAAAAAATACGTAATAGAAGTTTTAAACTCCGGTATTTTAAGTATCGGCCAAAAACAGGAACAATTTGAAAAAAAATTCTCGGAGTTCGTGGGCACCAAGTATGCCATTGCTGTCTCTTCCGGCACGGCGGGGCTGCATCTCGCTATGATTGCGGCCGGCATTGGGCCGGGCGATGAAGTAATTACAACGCCTTTTTCGTTTGTCGCGTCCGCCAACGCGATTTTGTACGTCGGCGCCAAGCCGGTTTTTGCGGATATTGACCCTTTGACTTACAACATTGACCCGAATAAAATTGAACAAGCTATAACAAAAAAAACCAAAGCGATTTTGGTCGTGCACATCTTCGGCCAGCCGGCGGAAATGGCTCCTATTTTGAAAATCGCCAAAAAGCATAATTTAAAAATTATTGAAGACGCCTGCGAATCTCTGGGCGCGAAATACAAAGGCAGGATGGCCGGGACATTCGGCGAATCGGCCGTTTTCGCTTTTTACGCGAACAAGCAAATGACTACCGGCGAAGGCGGAGTCATTGTAACCGGCGATAAAAGGATTTACGAGCTTTGCAGAAGTTTGCGCAACCAAGGCAGGGCCGAGAATATGCAGTGGCTGGACCACAACCGGCTCGGTTATAATTACCGGATGGACGAGATGAGCGCGGCCGTCGGCCTTGCGCAGATTGAGAATATTGATTTTCTTTTGAGCGAGCGCCGCATCGCCGATTGGTATCATGAATTTTTGGCGCCGCACGGCGGCTTGATTCAAGCTCCTCAAACGCATCCGCACAACACCCACACATGGATGGTTTACGTTGTCCGCATCAAAAACCTGCCCGACGGCAAGGCGGGTAAAAATATTAATCGCGACAGAGTCATACTTGACCTTCAAAAACAGGGAATTAGCACAAAGCCGTATTTGCCTTCAATCCATCTTTTCAGTTTTTACAGAAGCAGGTTTGGATTTAAACCGGGCGATTACCCGATCTCCGAAGCCGTGAGCGCAAGCGCGCTGGCTTTGCCGTTTTATATAGGCCTGAAAAAACAAGACATTAAATATATATCCAATAAAGTCGCTGATGCCGTCAAAAAATACAACTAAAGTATTGATTTGCGGGGGCGCCGGCTATGTCGGCGGACATCTCGCCGATTTGCTTATGGAAAAAAGATACAACGTTGCCGTTTATGATAATCTTATCTACGAAGATCGCTATTTGAAAAATATAAATTTTATTTACGGAGATATCCGCGATAAAGAAAAATTGGGCCGGATTATAAACAATTTTGACATTGTTATTTGGCTGGCGGCTATAGTTGGGGATGAGGCGTGCGCGATTAATCCTACTGTTACCAGAGAAATTAATCTCTCCGCCGTTCAGTGGCTTACTAGAAATTATAAAGGCAAAATAGTTTATACTTCCACCTGCTCTGTTTACGGGAAAAACGACGGCTTGCTGGATGAATCGTCGGAGGTCAAGCCATTGTCGCATTACGCTGCAACCAAATTGAACGCAGAAAAAGAAATTATGGCGCGTTCAAACGACTATCTTATATTCAGGCTCGGCACTCTTTTTGGCGCAGGAGACAGGCACGCGCGGTTGAGATTTGATCTCGCCGTTAATTTGCTGACCCAAAGAGCCGCCGCGAATGAGCTCTTGACGGTTTTCGGCGGCGAGCAATGGAGACCGCTAATGCACGTCAAAGACGCCGCGGAGGGAATAGTGTTCGGAATAGAAAATAACCTGAACGGCCTGTTTAATTTAAGCGCCAAGAACTACAAGGTTTCTGAAATCGCGGATACGATAAAAAAGATAATTCCCGACGCAAAAGTTGAACACGATAATGTCACGTTTGAAGACTTGAGAAATTATAAAGTTTCTTCTGCAAAGTTCATGTCATACGGATGGAAGCCGCGGTATAGTTTGGAAGACGGCGTGCGGGAAATTTACCAGCTTATCACGGCCGGCAGGATTCGCGACCCAAAAAACGCCATTTATTCTAATGGCCAATATTTAAAAAATGCAGAGCGAATTTAAAAATAAGAATATTTTAGTCACTGGCGGCACAGGCTCAATCGGTTCTGAAATCGTCCGCCAGCTTTTGAAATTTAAGCCGAGAGTTGTCCGTATTTTTGCCAGGCACGAAGATCGGCACTACCAGCTGATGCATGAATTCGGATTGGAAAACAACAAACTGCGTTTTGTTATCGGGGATATTCGCGACAAAGACCGCCTGCGAATGGCAATGGAAGGGGTTGACGTGGTTTTTCATGCCGCGGCTTTAAAACAAGTGGCAATGTGCGAATATAACCCTTTTGAAGCCGTGAAAACCAATATTATAGGCACGCAAAATATCATAGAAGTTGCGCGGGACCTTAACATACCTAAAGTTATCGGCATATCCACCGACAAGGTTGCCGAGCCAGAGGGGATTTTGGGCGTGTCAAAACTTATGGCTGAAAAATTATTTTTGGCTTCGTACTATTACAAAGGCGACAAGAAAACCAAATTCGCTTGCGTCAGATTCGGCAATGTTTTGGGCAGCCGCGGGAGCATTCTTCCTTTGCTAAAAAAGCAAATTTTAAGCAATGGCGCCGTGACCATCACCGATCCGCAGATGACGAGATTTGTTATGACAATTCCTCAAGCGGCCAATTTGGTGTTGGAGGCTGCCGGATTGATGCGGAGGCAGGAAATTTTTGTGCTTAAGATGCCGGCGGTCAAAGTTTTAGATTTGGTTAAAACCGCCGTCAGGCATTATGCGCCGCTTTTTGGCAAAAAAGAGCGGGATATAAAGGTCAATATTATCGGCAGGCGCGCCGGCGAGAAAATACATGAAAAATTGCTGGCCGACCATGAACTGCCGCGGGCGTTTGAGACCAAGGATATGTATATTTTGACTCCGCATGAAAAGGTTGTAGGGAAAGAATACAAAGAAAAGTATCCGGCAAAGTTGATAGCCGCAGAGAATAAAAGTTTTTCTTCGGAATTTGCGCCAAAGCTTTCCGAAGACCGCCTTTCGGCGCTGGTCAAAGAGGCGGATTCACGCCAAATTTGATGGTTGTAATGCAAAGCGCCGGCAAAAAGATTTTCGGTTTATTTAGATTATTCGGCGAAGCCTTCGGCGATTTTAAATGGGCGGTTGCGGCTTTCGCGCTTTTGAGTTTTTTAAGCAGTGTTTTGGAGGGCATCGGCATAAATGCTGTTATTCCTCTTTTTTCTTTTCTTAACAACGGCGCCGGCGGCACCGATATTATTTCGCGGATGATTGGGAAGTTTTTTAATTTTTTTTATTTGCCGTTTACTTTGCAGTATTTGGTTTTGTTTATTGTCGTCGTTTTTGTTATAAAAGCCATCGTTTTTTTTGCGGCCAGTTTTATCGCGGCAAAAACAACCTCGGAGTTTGCCCGCAGGAAGCGCAGCTTGCTTTTTAGCCAAACCCTTTTCGCGGATTGGCCATATCTT
Encoded here:
- a CDS encoding polysaccharide deacetylase family protein; protein product: MAYPKKIPHGIMFHHFYNEAHPRGQGAISADDLDNILRYVGIERILPPLEWLKRLKESKLKDGDVCLTFDDALLCQTEIALPVLEKYGLRAFWFVYSGVFEGRLENLELYRFFRVKHFDNIDDFYQLFLKKVSDLGMTVQVNSEFEKKMLADFPFYSVNDVRFRFLRDKVLGKEDYEKIMNTMLKDYGLDKKEMSKSLWMSNRNLKYLSDNGHIVGLHSYSHPTSFADLPFKAQLDEYKKNYSHIKRVTGQNPVAVAHPVNSYNADTLKILEELGIICGFRSNMFPKTKMGALNANAFEMAREDHANIARMMET
- a CDS encoding CDP-glycerol glycerophosphotransferase family protein, which codes for MSEAKIWILERGAKNVLLACGNPGAYSVVGPLVAALKEDALCETIIVLTSGFSNNAFAEQFGKDFVLVAGHKLVLADLLDLAGRKCIDIVFGTLNAFNSPDGVVLFGGKSVLGAKKIFLVLESWGQRFNPIFAPNKKRMDEINGIFVNDELAKAIFVESCGFPEEKIFATGTPNLDSLDVAKADSHRKMARNEWGVSEGDIVILYIGGISSELRDWYGAREYLDEISFRILTDEVQSIALHFPEKNFVLVLRPHPRDLQREAKRALIRSAGVSKNLIFKSGGPPFTINDAAYGADVICGIISTENFLAPLRGRKAIFLGLKGKNMGWETLEEVYGKPGIEAIAKISPDVKIADSPESLEDILADFVTRPRTKPRLAPDFKSAKKILDMALAQAQ
- a CDS encoding methionyl-tRNA formyltransferase, whose product is MKITIFTSNQARHISLIEDLSKIAEEVYAVIESFTVFTGEVADFYNKTEIMQKYFKSAVIEPERQIFGAPRFLPKNVRVLSIKAGDLSMLNMETLSDALKSDKYIVFGSSYIKGPLVEFLVKNRTYNIHIGTSPYYRGNSCNFWAAYHGNFDYVGATIHLLSRGLDSGDMLFHAFPEPIGDPLLLGMRAVKAAHKGLIENIKNGKIDKMTPVPQDKSLQIKYTRGADFTDEVARDYLDNLPAPETVLGKLKNRDFSKFLNPYIG
- the neuC gene encoding UDP-N-acetylglucosamine 2-epimerase (hydrolyzing), which produces MREIAYVSGTRADFGLMAPVLRAVQKSKKLKLQLYITGMHLMPRFGKTINEVRKFFPAAKHIDAVFETDDRFGMARFAGEFLKKVAAVFEKQRPDTVLILGDRIEMLLTAAAALYLGVPVAHIHGGEKTFTLDEVARHAITKMAHIHFAATKESAERIRKMGEEARRIHVVGAPALDVILNEKLPTRAELFQKLGINPEEKVILLTQHPVSEEFNDAGRQIKETLAAVKSFGLPVVAIYPNADPGGREIIKAIEKERKNPLFRIFKSLGHKDFLALEREAAVWVGNSSAAMIESSSFKTPCVNVGARQLGRRRGGNVIDVGYSRSEIKKAIKKSLYDKKYLVRLKKIKNPWGDGKTGPRIAKILEDLEINRKLLTKQITY
- the neuB gene encoding N-acetylneuraminate synthase, encoding MNGLIISGYEVNYGNPPFIIAEAGVNHNGDFDLALKLIDAASNAGADAVKFQTFRAEQVVTGAGKMADYQKKNIGAEESQLEMLRKLELKEDWYPALIKRAKEKGIIFLSTPHGGFQSVDLLESYDVPAFKFGSGDLANTPLLEYAARLGKPMLISTGMSNLEDVKEAVDAIKKAGNDQILVFHCTTDYPLSSEDVNLRAMQTLMKELGGLVGYSDHTVGPQAAIAAVALGACMIEKHFTLDRKMKGPDHIASTEPKEFQEMVAMLKQVPLMMGSGVKELLPAERQYVTVARKSIVAACDIKKGEKFTRENLDIRRPGTGMPPKYLNQIIGKTAKSGIPAETLISEEMFSNQG
- a CDS encoding acyltransferase translates to MSRTKARFKNWRVPRIRHGKPTKYNWVVLRPEGLKLGKNTDIGAYTLIAAHYGVEIEDDVQVGSHCSLYSYSTIDNKKGKVVLKTNCRIGTHSSVMPGITIGENTIVGAHSFVNKSLPPNVIAVGVPARVLRKLSKKPRA
- a CDS encoding DegT/DnrJ/EryC1/StrS family aminotransferase, which produces MKKYPSAKPHITAKEKKYVIEVLNSGILSIGQKQEQFEKKFSEFVGTKYAIAVSSGTAGLHLAMIAAGIGPGDEVITTPFSFVASANAILYVGAKPVFADIDPLTYNIDPNKIEQAITKKTKAILVVHIFGQPAEMAPILKIAKKHNLKIIEDACESLGAKYKGRMAGTFGESAVFAFYANKQMTTGEGGVIVTGDKRIYELCRSLRNQGRAENMQWLDHNRLGYNYRMDEMSAAVGLAQIENIDFLLSERRIADWYHEFLAPHGGLIQAPQTHPHNTHTWMVYVVRIKNLPDGKAGKNINRDRVILDLQKQGISTKPYLPSIHLFSFYRSRFGFKPGDYPISEAVSASALALPFYIGLKKQDIKYISNKVADAVKKYN
- a CDS encoding NAD(P)-dependent oxidoreductase, producing MPSKNTTKVLICGGAGYVGGHLADLLMEKRYNVAVYDNLIYEDRYLKNINFIYGDIRDKEKLGRIINNFDIVIWLAAIVGDEACAINPTVTREINLSAVQWLTRNYKGKIVYTSTCSVYGKNDGLLDESSEVKPLSHYAATKLNAEKEIMARSNDYLIFRLGTLFGAGDRHARLRFDLAVNLLTQRAAANELLTVFGGEQWRPLMHVKDAAEGIVFGIENNLNGLFNLSAKNYKVSEIADTIKKIIPDAKVEHDNVTFEDLRNYKVSSAKFMSYGWKPRYSLEDGVREIYQLITAGRIRDPKNAIYSNGQYLKNAERI
- a CDS encoding SDR family NAD(P)-dependent oxidoreductase — translated: MQSEFKNKNILVTGGTGSIGSEIVRQLLKFKPRVVRIFARHEDRHYQLMHEFGLENNKLRFVIGDIRDKDRLRMAMEGVDVVFHAAALKQVAMCEYNPFEAVKTNIIGTQNIIEVARDLNIPKVIGISTDKVAEPEGILGVSKLMAEKLFLASYYYKGDKKTKFACVRFGNVLGSRGSILPLLKKQILSNGAVTITDPQMTRFVMTIPQAANLVLEAAGLMRRQEIFVLKMPAVKVLDLVKTAVRHYAPLFGKKERDIKVNIIGRRAGEKIHEKLLADHELPRAFETKDMYILTPHEKVVGKEYKEKYPAKLIAAENKSFSSEFAPKLSEDRLSALVKEADSRQI